From Gammaproteobacteria bacterium, a single genomic window includes:
- the sixA gene encoding phosphohistidine phosphatase SixA, with amino-acid sequence MKIYLMRHGTAAGPDIDPEQGLSALGRDEISRLAERLASRGIQFSRIFHSNKTRAKQTAELMMRGVSPNADVSLRAGLSPNDDPQIVMDEMASWSSDTLAVSHLPLVPGLLAIIPGVGSASMRINFVPGTIVCIEKAGDKQERDWKLSWSESP; translated from the coding sequence TTGAAAATTTATCTCATGCGCCACGGCACGGCAGCGGGTCCGGATATCGATCCTGAACAAGGGCTTTCAGCCCTCGGAAGGGATGAGATCTCGCGGCTGGCCGAACGCCTGGCTTCCCGGGGAATCCAGTTCAGCCGCATCTTTCATAGCAACAAGACTCGCGCAAAACAAACTGCCGAGTTAATGATGCGGGGTGTTTCACCAAATGCAGACGTATCGTTGCGGGCGGGCCTTAGTCCCAATGATGATCCGCAAATCGTGATGGATGAAATGGCAAGCTGGTCATCTGACACACTGGCGGTAAGTCACCTGCCACTGGTCCCCGGTTTGCTGGCGATTATTCCGGGTGTCGGCAGCGCCTCGATGCGGATCAATTTTGTACCGGGCACTATTGTCTGTATTGAAAAAGCGGGTGATAAGCAGGAGCGGGACTGGAAGCTGAGCTGGTCAGAATCGCCCTGA